One Phaseolus vulgaris cultivar G19833 chromosome 2, P. vulgaris v2.0, whole genome shotgun sequence DNA window includes the following coding sequences:
- the LOC137811828 gene encoding protein SODIUM POTASSIUM ROOT DEFECTIVE 2-like: MMSMKSSDWKMRRGFMCHSQASTAVCMSTRDPRPVVVPKRLERSVFLDDTRLINYAKYSKLVEPPRSNPVPKIKLRGQDQDQAKNEPRELLKTQTDNNVFQVVVMRVAIHCQGCAGKVKKHLSKMEGVTSFSIDLESKRVTVMGHISPVAVLESISKVKRAELWTAC; encoded by the exons ATGATGAGCATGAAAAGCAGTGACTGGAAAATGAGAAGAGGTTTCATGTGCCACTCTCAGGCTTCAACAGCTGTGTGCATGAGCACTCGCGACCCTCGACCCGTGGTTGTGCCAAAGAGGCTTGAaagaagtgtgtttcttgatgATACAAGGTTGATCAACTATGCCAAGTACTCCAAACTTGTTGAGCCTCCAAGGTCTAATCCAGTTCCAAAGATCAAGCTTAGAGGGCAGGATCAGGATCAAGCCAAAAATGAACCCAGGGAGCTTCTGAAAACACAGACAGATAATAATGTCTTTCAG GTGGTTGTGATGCGGGTTGCAATTCACTGTCAAGGATGTGCTGGAAAGGTGAAAAAACATCTGTCTAAGATGGAAG GAGTTACATCATTCAGTATAGATTTAGAGTCTAAGAGGGTGACAGTGATGGGGCACATTTCACCGGTGGCAGTTCTTGAGAGTATTTCAAAGGTGAAAAGGGCAGAGTTATGGACTGCTTGTTGA
- the LOC137811831 gene encoding chaperone protein dnaJ 20, chloroplastic-like — protein sequence MDALSLSSSSSLSMCKPFQSHGLPLSKQQRVSNVKFGTVSCRATTQENLYKVLSVNPGRATMDEIKRAYRSMALRYHPDVCHDPSMKEESTRLFVQLNAAYKTLSNPRLREQYDSELGLRSKVMSVGSDHERWGSVSVCSDHERWGSMFQEEVIEVKTRSRRRMGQKGGSSATRMRTQNMKDRH from the coding sequence ATGGATGCTTTATCTTTAAGTTCAAGTTCAAGCCTAAGCATGTGCAAGCCCTTTCAATCTCATGGCCTTCCACTCTCTAAACAGCAAAGAGTTTCTAATGTGAAGTTTGGTACTGTTTCATGCAGAGCCACAACCCAAGAAAACTTGTACAAAGTGTTGTCTGTGAACCCGGGAAGAGCAACAATGGATGAGATTAAGAGGGCTTATAGATCCATGGCTCTTCGGTACCACCCTGATGTGTGCCACGATCCCTCCATGAAAGAGGAGTCTACGAGGCTGTTTGTGCAGCTAAATGCAGCTTACAAGACCTTGTCCAATCCAAGGCTTCGAGAACAGTACGACAGTGAATTGGGTCTGAGAAGCAAAGTCATGAGTGTTGGTAGTGATCATGAGAGATGGGGAAGTGTGAGTGTTTGTAGTGACCATGAGAGATGGGGAAGTATGTTTCAGGAGGAAGTGATTGAGGTGAAGACAAGGTCTCGTAGACGAATGGGACAAAAGGGAGGATCATCAGCTACCAGAATGAGAACACAAAATATGAAAGACAGACATTGA